In Candidatus Margulisiibacteriota bacterium, the following proteins share a genomic window:
- the uvrB gene encoding excinuclease ABC subunit UvrB, whose translation MPEFKVVSNFEPRGDQPKAIDQLTSGLLGGDKFQTLLGITGSGKTFTMANVIERVQRPTLVISPNKTLAAQLCQEFRNFFPQNAVEYFVSYYDYYQPEAYIPHTDTYIEKDSSINEELDRLRHEATMSLLTRRDVIVVASVSCIYGLGTPKDYERAVITIKVGDQFDREALMQKLISVKYERNDFELKRGRFRVRGDIVEIFPAYEKNLIRVELDGDRIARISELEGVSGRKVNEKPVAYIFPGTHYVTFEDQIETAVQSIKQELEQQLKVLNKAKKIVEAQRLEKRTKYDIEMIREMGYCSGIENYSRHFDGRKPGDSPSTLLDYFPKDFLMFIDESHITMSQLRAMYNGDRARKTSLIDFGFRLPSAYDNRPLNFDEFQKRLNQVVFVSATPADYELKNSQQIVEQIIRPTGLIDPAVEVRKSEGQVDDLIGEIKTRVARKERVLVTTLTKRMAEDLTEFMNEAGIKVRYLHSDVETLDRIEILRGLRLGEFDVLIGINLLREGLDLPEVSLVAILDADKEGFLRAATSLIQTIGRASRNAGGLVIMYADKVTDSMKRAIGETERRRQLQIEYNEKNGITPQTIVKEISDISDRIKESKEEEIRKLKEFVPPDEVPALIRALEEEMEVAATALNFEQAAKLRDKIKELKKVFGLTA comes from the coding sequence ATGCCTGAATTTAAAGTCGTTTCCAACTTCGAGCCGCGCGGCGACCAGCCGAAAGCGATCGACCAGCTGACCAGTGGGCTCCTTGGCGGCGATAAGTTCCAGACCCTCCTCGGGATCACCGGTTCGGGTAAAACTTTTACCATGGCCAATGTGATCGAACGGGTCCAGCGGCCAACCCTGGTTATTTCTCCCAACAAGACCCTGGCCGCCCAGCTTTGCCAGGAATTCCGGAACTTTTTCCCGCAGAACGCGGTCGAGTACTTTGTCTCTTACTACGATTACTACCAGCCGGAAGCCTATATTCCGCACACCGATACTTATATTGAAAAGGATTCCTCGATCAACGAAGAGCTGGACCGTCTCCGGCACGAAGCGACGATGTCGCTTTTGACCCGCCGGGACGTTATTGTTGTCGCCTCGGTTTCCTGCATTTACGGCCTCGGTACCCCCAAGGATTATGAACGGGCGGTCATCACGATCAAAGTCGGCGACCAGTTCGACCGGGAAGCGTTGATGCAAAAGCTGATCTCGGTGAAGTACGAGCGGAACGATTTTGAGTTGAAGCGTGGCCGTTTCCGGGTCCGCGGCGATATTGTTGAGATTTTTCCGGCTTATGAAAAGAACCTCATTCGGGTCGAGCTTGACGGCGACCGGATTGCTAGGATCTCCGAACTGGAAGGGGTCTCCGGCCGTAAGGTCAATGAAAAGCCGGTCGCTTATATTTTTCCGGGGACCCATTACGTCACCTTTGAAGATCAGATCGAGACCGCCGTCCAGTCGATCAAACAGGAGCTGGAACAACAGCTCAAGGTTTTGAACAAAGCGAAAAAGATCGTCGAAGCCCAGCGGCTGGAAAAACGGACCAAATACGACATCGAAATGATCCGGGAGATGGGATACTGTTCCGGGATCGAGAATTATTCCCGCCACTTTGACGGGCGCAAACCTGGTGATTCGCCGTCGACCCTGCTCGATTATTTTCCGAAAGATTTTCTGATGTTCATCGATGAATCCCACATTACCATGTCCCAGCTCCGGGCGATGTACAACGGCGACCGGGCGCGCAAGACCAGCCTGATCGATTTTGGTTTCCGCTTGCCGTCGGCCTATGATAACCGGCCGCTTAATTTTGACGAGTTCCAAAAGCGGCTCAACCAGGTCGTCTTTGTTTCGGCGACCCCCGCCGATTACGAGCTGAAAAATTCCCAGCAGATCGTCGAACAGATCATCCGGCCGACCGGCCTGATCGATCCGGCGGTCGAGGTCAGAAAGTCCGAAGGCCAGGTCGACGACCTGATCGGCGAGATCAAGACCAGAGTGGCCAGAAAAGAGCGGGTCCTGGTCACGACCCTGACCAAACGGATGGCCGAAGATCTTACAGAGTTCATGAACGAAGCGGGGATCAAGGTTCGCTATCTCCACTCCGATGTTGAAACGCTTGACCGGATCGAGATCCTGCGCGGTCTGCGGCTCGGCGAGTTTGACGTCCTGATCGGGATCAATCTGCTGCGCGAAGGGCTGGACTTGCCGGAAGTATCGTTAGTGGCGATCCTCGACGCCGACAAAGAAGGGTTTCTCCGGGCGGCAACGTCGCTTATTCAGACGATCGGCCGGGCTTCCCGTAACGCGGGCGGGCTGGTCATCATGTACGCCGATAAAGTGACCGACTCGATGAAGCGGGCGATCGGCGAAACCGAGCGGCGCCGTCAGCTCCAGATCGAATATAATGAAAAGAACGGGATCACTCCCCAGACAATCGTGAAGGAGATCTCCGATATTTCCGACCGGATCAAAGAGAGCAAAGAAGAGGAGATCAGGAAACTTAAGGAATTCGTCCCGCCGGATGAAGTTCCGGCGCTGATCCGGGCGCTGGAAGAAGAAATGGAAGTGGCGGCGACCGCTCTCAACTTCGAACAGGCGGCCAAGCTCCGCGACAAGATCAAAGAGCTGAAGAAAGTGTTTGGGCTGACCGCTTAA
- the dapA gene encoding 4-hydroxy-tetrahydrodipicolinate synthase translates to MVNFGNVLTAMVTPFKADLSVDWAGAEKLAQYLAANGSDALVIHGTTGESPTLTHEEEFELYRVVKKAVGGRVKVVAGTGSNSTATTIRSSQEAEKIGVDGLLVVVPYYNKPSQEGMYQHFKAVAQKTKLPVIIYNIPGRCVVNMLPETIARVAKECPNVIGLKDSAANVEQTKKTAGLVPPGFTIWSGDDSLALPMMQVGAVGVISVASHIAGKEIAAMVAAFHAGEIKKAEAIHERLLPLFNVLFIAPNPAPVKYALELIGYPVGKPRLPLVEPTDGEKEQIKKVLRDLGFV, encoded by the coding sequence ATGGTTAATTTTGGTAATGTTTTAACGGCAATGGTTACCCCCTTCAAAGCCGACTTGTCGGTTGATTGGGCGGGAGCGGAAAAACTAGCGCAATATCTGGCGGCCAATGGGTCCGATGCGTTAGTGATCCACGGCACGACCGGTGAATCGCCGACCCTGACCCACGAAGAGGAATTTGAGCTTTACCGGGTGGTAAAAAAAGCGGTCGGCGGCAGGGTCAAAGTGGTCGCCGGTACCGGATCGAATTCAACCGCTACCACGATCCGCTCGTCCCAGGAAGCGGAGAAGATCGGGGTCGACGGCTTGTTGGTCGTCGTTCCTTATTACAACAAACCGTCGCAAGAGGGGATGTACCAGCACTTCAAGGCTGTCGCCCAAAAGACCAAGCTGCCGGTCATTATTTACAACATACCCGGACGCTGCGTCGTCAATATGCTGCCGGAAACTATCGCCCGCGTCGCCAAAGAGTGCCCGAACGTGATCGGTTTGAAAGATTCCGCGGCCAATGTTGAGCAGACGAAAAAAACCGCCGGGCTGGTCCCGCCCGGGTTCACGATCTGGTCGGGCGATGATTCGCTGGCCCTGCCGATGATGCAGGTGGGAGCGGTGGGGGTCATTTCGGTCGCCTCGCATATTGCCGGAAAAGAGATCGCCGCGATGGTGGCCGCGTTTCACGCGGGCGAGATCAAGAAAGCCGAAGCGATACATGAACGGTTGCTGCCGTTGTTTAATGTCCTCTTCATCGCGCCGAACCCGGCGCCGGTCAAATACGCGCTGGAGTTGATCGGCTACCCGGTCGGGAAACCCCGCCTGCCGCTCGTTGAACCGACCGACGGCGAGAAAGAGCAGATCAAGAAAGTGTTAAGGGATTTGGGGTTTGTTTAA
- a CDS encoding metallophosphoesterase: MLKERLSRVRVICSLLFLFILFSPAYSFSFAVFGDNQGNDELLTKLIAGWNRDKELDFVVNLGDFTVYGKKAEYQAFLKKTALLKIPIRYVQGNHDGVAGGWRNFEKLIGPAYYAFDHDDCRFIVLNNSFRESFDRGQFNWLKSQLAAAKGKKIFVFMHKPVFDPSEIYKDYVMSGRAVTEELTGLFSKYKVRYVFAGHIHGYAKSERDGVVYIVSGGAGGPLHLPRELGGFYHYVKITVNGDRVTDQVIRPYEQTE, from the coding sequence ATGTTAAAAGAGCGGTTGAGTCGGGTGAGGGTTATTTGCTCTCTCCTTTTTTTGTTTATACTCTTTTCACCAGCTTACTCTTTCTCCTTTGCCGTGTTCGGCGACAATCAGGGGAACGACGAGCTGTTGACCAAACTGATCGCCGGCTGGAACCGGGATAAAGAGCTCGACTTTGTCGTCAATCTTGGTGACTTTACCGTTTACGGAAAAAAGGCGGAGTACCAGGCGTTCCTGAAAAAGACCGCGCTCCTCAAGATTCCGATCCGCTACGTTCAGGGAAACCATGACGGGGTAGCCGGCGGCTGGCGGAATTTTGAAAAGCTCATCGGTCCGGCGTATTACGCTTTCGACCATGACGATTGCCGCTTTATTGTCCTGAACAATTCTTTCCGGGAAAGTTTCGATCGCGGACAGTTCAACTGGCTGAAAAGTCAGCTGGCTGCTGCTAAAGGAAAAAAAATCTTTGTCTTCATGCATAAACCGGTCTTCGATCCCTCCGAGATTTACAAGGACTACGTGATGTCGGGCCGGGCGGTGACCGAAGAGCTGACCGGCCTTTTCAGCAAATACAAGGTCCGTTATGTTTTTGCCGGGCATATTCACGGCTACGCGAAGTCGGAGCGCGACGGGGTCGTTTATATCGTCAGCGGCGGGGCCGGCGGACCGCTTCATTTGCCAAGGGAGCTTGGCGGATTCTACCATTATGTTAAAATAACCGTGAATGGGGACAGGGTGACCGATCAGGTGATCAGACCTTATGAGCAAACAGAGTAG
- a CDS encoding PHP domain-containing protein encodes MPADLHIHTNQSDGTFSPEETVKLAAQGGLKTISLTDHDNVDGIEKAVQVGAEAGIEVIPGIELTTETAHAEVHILGYYLDHRAPRLLEVLEKIQKSRVERIHGIVAKLQALGVAIEADEVFALSGEKSPGRPHVARVLIKKGVVGNFREAFKRFLDFRAPAYLPHFKLAPGEAIKLIRSVGGIAVFAHPAISNADELIPGMIADGLRGIEAYYISHYADQVDYYVKLARKEGLLMTGGSDFHGEDSGRESKLGDFSIPDELVDKLRDEHLRGN; translated from the coding sequence ATGCCAGCCGATTTACATATACATACGAACCAGTCAGACGGCACATTTTCTCCAGAAGAAACGGTAAAATTGGCGGCCCAGGGCGGGCTAAAGACCATTTCTTTAACCGATCACGATAACGTTGATGGGATTGAAAAGGCGGTTCAGGTTGGGGCGGAGGCGGGGATCGAGGTCATTCCCGGTATTGAGTTGACGACTGAAACAGCTCATGCCGAAGTGCATATCCTTGGTTACTATCTCGACCATCGAGCGCCGCGTTTGCTTGAAGTTCTGGAGAAAATTCAAAAGAGCCGGGTTGAGCGGATCCATGGGATCGTCGCCAAACTTCAGGCTCTCGGCGTCGCGATCGAGGCTGACGAGGTCTTCGCTCTCTCCGGAGAAAAGTCTCCCGGTCGGCCGCACGTCGCCCGGGTCTTGATCAAAAAAGGGGTCGTCGGTAATTTCAGGGAAGCATTTAAACGATTCCTTGATTTCCGGGCGCCGGCCTACCTGCCGCATTTTAAACTGGCGCCGGGCGAAGCGATCAAGCTGATCAGATCGGTCGGCGGGATCGCGGTTTTTGCCCATCCGGCCATTTCCAACGCGGACGAGCTGATCCCGGGAATGATCGCCGACGGTTTGCGCGGGATCGAGGCCTATTACATCAGCCATTACGCCGACCAGGTCGATTATTACGTGAAGCTGGCCCGCAAAGAGGGGCTTCTAATGACTGGCGGCTCTGATTTTCACGGTGAAGATTCGGGACGCGAGTCGAAACTGGGGGATTTTTCCATCCCCGACGAACTGGTGGATAAATTAAGAGATGAACACTTACGCGGAAATTAA
- the alr gene encoding alanine racemase, producing MNTYAEINLEAIKKNIAEIKKTVTPGVKFMAVVKANAYGHGAVAVARAAGEAGADYLGVANLKEALELREAGILSPVLILTESPTSVADEIIQHNLTQTIYSFAEARALSEEAQKRKRQVRVHVKIDTGMGRVGVVPSEAMAFIAKVTSLPGLGIEGLFTHFAKAEEPEDTFTQEQFSKFKQIADRLPNIPLKHSANSAAALFHKVTHLDLVRIGLMMYGLYPLGNSRRLITLEPALAFKTRVVHLKKVPAGTPLSYGSTYVTETESSIATIPVGYADGYSRRLSNRGQVLIRGKRFPIVGKVSMDMALVNVGGANVELGDEVVLIGQQGGQGISADEIANLEETISYEVVCSIGKRVPRVYK from the coding sequence ATGAACACTTACGCGGAAATTAATTTAGAGGCGATTAAGAAGAACATCGCGGAGATAAAAAAGACCGTTACTCCGGGGGTGAAGTTCATGGCGGTCGTTAAAGCGAACGCCTACGGTCACGGCGCGGTGGCGGTCGCCCGGGCGGCCGGGGAAGCCGGCGCCGATTATCTTGGTGTTGCCAATTTAAAAGAGGCGCTGGAGCTCCGCGAAGCGGGGATCCTCTCGCCGGTCCTGATCCTGACCGAATCGCCGACCTCGGTCGCCGACGAGATCATCCAGCATAACCTGACCCAGACGATCTATTCGTTTGCCGAAGCGCGGGCGTTATCCGAAGAGGCGCAGAAGCGAAAGCGCCAGGTCAGGGTCCACGTTAAGATCGATACCGGGATGGGGCGGGTCGGGGTCGTGCCGTCGGAAGCGATGGCTTTTATCGCCAAGGTTACTTCTCTCCCCGGATTGGGGATCGAAGGGCTCTTCACCCATTTTGCCAAAGCGGAAGAGCCGGAGGACACTTTTACTCAGGAGCAGTTTAGCAAATTCAAACAGATTGCCGACCGTTTGCCAAATATTCCCCTAAAGCATTCGGCCAATTCGGCCGCCGCGCTTTTTCACAAAGTGACCCACCTCGACCTGGTCCGGATCGGTTTGATGATGTACGGGCTCTATCCGCTGGGAAATTCCCGGCGGCTCATCACTTTGGAACCGGCCCTGGCTTTTAAGACCAGGGTTGTTCACTTGAAAAAAGTCCCGGCGGGAACGCCGCTTTCTTATGGGTCGACCTACGTGACCGAAACAGAATCGTCGATCGCGACCATTCCGGTCGGTTACGCCGACGGCTACAGTCGCCGGCTTTCCAACCGGGGACAGGTCCTGATCCGGGGAAAACGTTTCCCGATCGTCGGCAAAGTGAGTATGGACATGGCGCTGGTCAATGTCGGCGGCGCCAACGTTGAACTGGGGGATGAAGTGGTCCTGATCGGCCAGCAGGGGGGGCAGGGGATTTCTGCCGATGAGATTGCCAACCTTGAAGAAACTATTTCATATGAAGTCGTTTGCAGCATCGGCAAACGGGTCCCGAGGGTCTACAAATGA